A genomic segment from Neobacillus sp. YX16 encodes:
- a CDS encoding alpha/beta hydrolase has product MKHIFNKGQNPKKPTFLMLHGTGGNELDLLPLAGMIDDEANVLSVRGNVLENGMPRFFRRLAEGIFDEEDLIFRTKELNEFLDEAAEKYDFDRDNILAIGYSNGANIAASLLFHYQHSLKGAILHHPMVPRKGMDLPDLTGKSVFIAAGTNDPICSPMESTELQSLLEKAKAKVELHWENRGHQLTSQEVEAASTWYRQHFITK; this is encoded by the coding sequence ATGAAACATATATTCAATAAGGGACAAAATCCAAAAAAGCCAACCTTTCTTATGCTGCATGGAACAGGAGGCAATGAATTAGACCTGCTGCCACTTGCAGGAATGATTGATGATGAGGCAAATGTCTTAAGTGTTCGCGGGAATGTATTAGAAAATGGAATGCCGCGATTTTTCCGCAGATTAGCAGAAGGTATCTTTGATGAGGAAGATCTAATTTTTCGAACAAAAGAATTAAACGAGTTTTTAGATGAAGCCGCTGAAAAGTATGATTTTGACCGCGATAATATTCTTGCTATAGGTTACTCAAATGGAGCAAATATTGCTGCTAGTTTATTATTTCACTATCAACATTCATTAAAGGGTGCAATTCTTCATCATCCAATGGTGCCGCGAAAAGGAATGGACTTACCTGATTTAACTGGGAAATCAGTATTTATTGCAGCTGGGACGAATGACCCGATTTGTTCTCCTATGGAATCTACAGAGCTTCAGTCTTTATTAGAAAAGGCAAAGGCGAAGGTGGAACTCCATTGGGAAAATAGAGGCCATCAATTAACTAGTCAAGAAGTAGAAGCAGCTTCAACTTGGTATCGACAACATTTTATTACTAAATAA
- a CDS encoding DoxX family protein, giving the protein MLKNEIGAIILRITLGALFFIHGVVKFQGGIENIAGWFESLGLPGVTAYGVALLEIIGGILLIIGLATRLVSALFALLMIGATLKVKLAIGLLGNGQMAGYELDLAFLAIAIYLAINGSKLLSVGQMIFQKDSNELKRAV; this is encoded by the coding sequence ATGTTAAAAAATGAAATTGGAGCAATTATTTTACGAATTACATTAGGAGCACTATTTTTTATTCATGGGGTTGTAAAGTTTCAAGGTGGAATTGAAAATATAGCAGGCTGGTTTGAAAGTCTTGGCTTACCAGGGGTTACCGCATATGGAGTGGCATTACTCGAAATTATTGGGGGTATCCTATTAATTATTGGATTGGCAACAAGACTAGTATCTGCATTGTTTGCATTATTAATGATTGGAGCAACATTAAAAGTAAAATTAGCAATTGGTTTATTAGGAAACGGTCAAATGGCAGGATATGAGTTAGATTTAGCATTTTTAGCTATAGCCATCTACCTAGCAATCAATGGAAGCAAGCTATTATCAGTTGGTCAAATGATTTTTCAAAAGGATTCAAATGAGTTAAAAAGAGCTGTTTAA
- a CDS encoding flavin reductase family protein → MLSIDPASLSERENYKFLIGSIIPRPIAFVTTLSKDGIINGAPFSYFNIVSSNPPMISLSIQRREGQQKDTARNMIASKEFVIHIVDEQNVEKINQTAASLPPHQSEIELAQLTPVESAKISVPGIKEAKIRMECLLEHSLELGGVDSPGCDLLIGRIVQFHIEKDIYDKGRIDPRGLAAVSRLAGTNYAKIGELFSIERPK, encoded by the coding sequence TTGCTTTCAATTGATCCAGCTTCATTGTCTGAAAGAGAAAATTATAAATTTCTAATCGGCAGTATTATTCCAAGACCGATAGCGTTTGTTACCACGCTTTCGAAGGATGGAATAATAAATGGCGCACCTTTTAGTTATTTTAATATTGTTTCCTCAAATCCTCCGATGATTTCGTTATCGATTCAGCGAAGAGAGGGGCAGCAAAAAGATACAGCGAGAAATATGATCGCGTCAAAAGAATTTGTGATTCACATCGTAGATGAACAAAATGTTGAAAAGATTAATCAAACAGCAGCAAGTCTACCTCCTCACCAAAGTGAAATAGAACTTGCTCAACTAACGCCAGTAGAAAGCGCGAAGATCTCTGTACCAGGTATAAAAGAAGCCAAAATTCGAATGGAATGCCTTTTAGAGCATTCCCTTGAATTAGGCGGAGTGGATTCACCAGGGTGTGATCTTTTAATAGGGAGAATTGTTCAGTTTCATATCGAAAAGGACATATACGATAAAGGAAGAATTGATCCTAGGGGATTAGCAGCTGTAAGCAGATTGGCTGGTACCAACTATGCAAAAATTGGCGAGCTGTTTTCCATCGAAAGACCTAAATAA
- a CDS encoding DoxX family protein: MISIGLLMIRLVIGLSFMAHGAQKLFGWFGGYGLKGTGGWMESLGLKPGVMMALMAGLAELIGGLLFTLGLLTPLAAIMIAATMVMAIVKVHAPNGYWATQNGYEHNLTLIAVVIGLALIGPGQYALDAFLF; encoded by the coding sequence ATGATAAGTATTGGATTATTAATGATTAGGTTAGTGATTGGTTTGTCGTTCATGGCTCACGGCGCACAGAAATTATTTGGCTGGTTTGGTGGATACGGCTTAAAGGGTACAGGCGGCTGGATGGAATCCCTCGGTTTGAAACCAGGTGTGATGATGGCCCTCATGGCAGGATTAGCAGAATTAATTGGGGGATTATTATTTACATTAGGACTTCTTACTCCCCTTGCAGCGATCATGATTGCAGCTACAATGGTAATGGCAATTGTAAAGGTTCATGCTCCTAATGGTTATTGGGCAACACAAAATGGATACGAACATAACCTGACATTAATAGCAGTGGTAATTGGATTAGCATTAATTGGGCCTGGGCAATATGCTTTGGATGCATTTTTATTCTAA
- a CDS encoding ring-cleaving dioxygenase yields the protein MSKKTMGIHHITAIVGHPQENVDFYAGVLGLRLVKQTVNFDDPGTYHLYFGDGGGKPGTIITFFPWAGARQGTIGDGQVGVTSYVVPKDAMGFWENRLEKFKVSFTKMERFGEQYLEFDDPHGLHLEIVEREEGEVNNWSFNGVTPEVAIKGFGGATLLSSQPNKTADLLENVMGLELVGKEGDFARYRSSADIGNVIDLKLSSIGRGRMGVGTVHHIAWRASDDQDQLEWQKYVAANGYGVTPVQDRNYFNAIYFREHGEILFEIATDPPGFAHDESVATMGEKLMLPAQYEPHREQIERGLLPFKVRELD from the coding sequence GTGAGTAAGAAAACAATGGGCATTCATCATATTACTGCTATTGTAGGCCATCCACAGGAGAATGTTGATTTTTATGCAGGTGTGTTAGGTTTGCGCTTAGTGAAACAAACGGTAAACTTTGATGACCCTGGCACATATCATCTCTATTTCGGAGATGGAGGAGGAAAACCGGGAACCATCATCACCTTCTTCCCTTGGGCTGGAGCTCGTCAAGGGACAATCGGTGACGGTCAAGTAGGAGTTACCTCATATGTAGTTCCTAAAGACGCCATGGGATTTTGGGAAAATAGATTAGAAAAGTTCAAAGTATCTTTTACAAAAATGGAACGATTCGGCGAGCAATATTTAGAATTTGATGATCCACACGGTCTTCACCTTGAAATTGTTGAAAGAGAAGAAGGAGAAGTAAATAATTGGAGCTTTAACGGGGTAACACCAGAAGTTGCCATCAAAGGTTTTGGCGGGGCAACTCTATTATCATCACAGCCTAATAAAACGGCAGATTTATTAGAAAATGTTATGGGCCTTGAACTCGTAGGTAAAGAAGGAGATTTCGCCCGTTACCGCTCTTCAGCTGATATCGGAAATGTCATTGACCTAAAATTATCGTCGATTGGGCGCGGAAGAATGGGTGTGGGAACTGTACATCATATCGCTTGGCGTGCTAGTGATGACCAGGATCAATTGGAATGGCAAAAGTATGTTGCAGCCAATGGTTATGGTGTCACTCCAGTACAGGATCGAAATTACTTTAATGCCATTTATTTTAGAGAACATGGTGAAATCCTATTTGAAATTGCAACAGATCCTCCAGGCTTTGCCCATGATGAATCCGTAGCGACAATGGGAGAAAAGTTAATGCTTCCTGCACAGTATGAACCACATAGAGAACAAATTGAGCGTGGATTGCTGCCATTTAAAGTAAGAGAATTAGACTGA
- a CDS encoding ring-cleaving dioxygenase, with product MQKTSGIHHITAMVNDAQRNIDFYAGVLGLRLIKKTINFDRHEVYHLYFGNETGNPGTVITFFPWEKQLKGRIGTGQVGVTGYLIPKGSIPFWENRFKKFNIEYRSSVRFGEKYIKFNDPDGLMLELVERDEGPINHWSIGGVQAENAIKGFSGAILYSAQPHKTTDVLENVMGLECIGQEGDYLRFKAEGILGNTVDIQLNPSVRGLMGAGTVHHIAWRAKDEEDLLSWRSLLQDKGYYPTEIRDRNYFKAVYFHEEGGILFEIATDPPGFSVDEPVAELGKKLMLPSWLESKRKELEETLPPVEVQVLEGDK from the coding sequence ATGCAAAAAACGTCAGGCATCCATCATATCACGGCGATGGTCAATGATGCCCAAAGGAATATCGACTTTTATGCTGGTGTGCTTGGTTTAAGGCTAATTAAAAAAACCATCAACTTTGATCGTCATGAAGTGTATCATCTTTATTTTGGAAATGAAACGGGCAACCCAGGAACGGTCATAACCTTCTTTCCTTGGGAAAAACAATTAAAAGGTCGCATTGGAACTGGTCAAGTAGGTGTAACAGGTTACCTTATTCCAAAGGGCTCCATTCCATTTTGGGAGAATCGGTTTAAAAAGTTCAATATTGAATATCGTTCATCCGTTCGATTTGGAGAAAAATATATCAAATTTAATGACCCAGACGGTTTGATGCTTGAACTAGTTGAAAGAGATGAAGGACCTATCAATCATTGGAGTATTGGCGGGGTTCAAGCAGAAAATGCGATTAAAGGGTTTAGCGGTGCGATTCTTTACTCTGCTCAGCCGCATAAAACAACAGATGTACTAGAAAATGTAATGGGATTAGAATGCATTGGTCAAGAAGGTGATTATCTAAGATTTAAGGCAGAAGGAATTCTTGGAAACACAGTGGATATTCAGCTGAATCCATCTGTCCGCGGTTTAATGGGTGCAGGTACTGTTCACCATATTGCTTGGAGGGCAAAGGATGAAGAAGATTTACTCAGCTGGAGATCACTTCTTCAAGACAAAGGATACTATCCAACGGAAATTCGAGATCGAAACTATTTTAAAGCAGTGTATTTTCATGAAGAAGGGGGCATCCTTTTCGAAATAGCTACCGACCCACCAGGCTTTTCGGTGGATGAACCGGTCGCTGAACTTGGGAAAAAATTAATGTTACCTTCTTGGCTAGAGTCAAAAAGAAAAGAATTAGAAGAAACCTTACCACCTGTAGAGGTTCAAGTTCTGGAGGGAGATAAATAA
- a CDS encoding MarR family transcriptional regulator has protein sequence MDRKCTNQPFLLLMQTSKAIQERIRDAMSKNKLSITEFSVLEVLFYQGKQTIQQIGNRILISSGSMTYVIDKLEQKGNIKRNDCREDRRVIHVTLTAEGMKMMENIMPKYQDMVDSFFGDLTDDESQLLVNSLKKVSNRV, from the coding sequence ATGGATAGGAAATGTACAAACCAACCATTTTTGCTGTTAATGCAAACCTCAAAAGCCATTCAGGAACGAATAAGAGATGCAATGTCCAAAAATAAACTTAGTATTACAGAGTTTTCTGTATTAGAGGTACTTTTTTACCAAGGAAAACAAACTATTCAACAGATTGGAAATAGAATCCTGATCTCTAGCGGTTCGATGACGTATGTTATAGATAAACTTGAACAAAAAGGAAACATAAAAAGAAATGATTGTAGAGAAGACAGGCGGGTTATTCATGTAACCTTGACGGCTGAAGGAATGAAAATGATGGAAAACATCATGCCAAAGTATCAAGATATGGTTGATTCTTTTTTTGGAGATTTAACAGATGATGAATCACAGCTGTTGGTCAACTCTTTAAAAAAGGTCAGTAATAGAGTGTAA
- the wrbA gene encoding NAD(P)H:quinone oxidoreductase, with product MGFLSRLFGNTTEEEAEKMTNVKLAVIYYSMGGTNYQLSKWAEEGAKEAGAEVKVLKVPELAPQSAIEGNPVWKAHVDATKDVPEVKLEDLEWADAIIFSVPTRFGNMPAQMKQFLDTTGGLWFNGKLMNKVVSAMTSAQNPHGGQEATILSLYTSMYHWGAIVAAPGYTDPVTFGAGGNPYGTSVTVGQDGKMIEDVQAAVKHQAKRTVTVAEWVKKANQ from the coding sequence ATGGGTTTCTTATCGAGATTATTTGGTAATACAACAGAAGAGGAGGCAGAAAAAATGACAAATGTAAAACTGGCAGTAATTTATTACAGCATGGGTGGAACAAACTATCAATTATCAAAATGGGCAGAAGAAGGTGCAAAAGAGGCAGGTGCTGAAGTAAAAGTATTAAAAGTACCTGAGCTTGCTCCGCAATCAGCTATCGAAGGGAATCCCGTTTGGAAAGCACATGTAGATGCAACAAAAGATGTGCCAGAAGTGAAATTAGAAGACCTAGAATGGGCAGATGCGATTATTTTCAGTGTTCCTACTCGCTTCGGTAACATGCCAGCACAAATGAAACAATTCCTAGATACAACTGGTGGTCTCTGGTTTAATGGAAAGCTAATGAATAAGGTTGTAAGTGCAATGACTTCCGCACAAAATCCTCACGGCGGTCAAGAGGCAACTATTTTATCACTTTATACATCCATGTATCATTGGGGTGCAATCGTTGCTGCTCCTGGTTATACTGATCCAGTAACATTCGGAGCTGGCGGTAACCCATATGGAACAAGTGTTACGGTTGGTCAGGACGGTAAAATGATTGAAGATGTTCAAGCAGCTGTAAAACATCAAGCGAAGCGTACAGTAACCGTTGCAGAATGGGTAAAAAAAGCAAACCAATAA